In Vicingus serpentipes, the DNA window ACAATACTAGTGGTGTTATTGTTATTACCATAAGAGATAAATCAAAAGACAAATTAATTGAAAACAATCCTTTAAAATCTATCATTGAATCAGCAAATAGCCCTATAGGAAGTTTGTATGGGAATCTATTCCAAATCCAAGATTATAATTTGGATGATATGCTCCAATACTTGAGTGCTGATTTATCTCACCCTATTGATGTGATTGATTTTGAATTAGAAAGTAACAACAACCAGATATCATTGAGTTGGCATTTAACAAAAAAAGAAAAGACCAATGTCTTAAATTCAATTCACTCAAAAAACAACCAAAAATCGATTGTTAGACTAGCAAAATTATTAGAAGAATAAAAATTAAAACTTCTTAATAATTAACCAAGTCAATTAACGCCTCTTCAAACCTTTGCTTTGGTAAAAAGTTTTCTTCTAATTGATTAATAAAAGGGTTTGGTGTATCCAAACTTGCTACTCTTTTTACTGGAGCATCTAAATACTCAAAGCAATTATCGGTAATTAACGCACTTATTTCCCCTCCTATTCCATTAAACATTGTTGCTTCATGTAATATAATTGCTCTATTCGTTTTCTTTACTGAGTTATATATTGTTTCTGTATCTAAAGGCACCAAGGTTCTTAAATCAATTAAATCAGCATTAATTTCTGGATGGTTTTTCAAAATTTCCAAAGCCCAATGCACCCCCATTCCATAAGTTACGATAGTAACATCTTCTCCCTCTTTCAATACTTTTGCTTTTCCGATTTCTAATGTATAATAATCATCTGGAACTTCCTCTGTAATACTTCTATATAAAGCTTTGTGCTCAAAATACATCACTGGATTTGGGTCTTCAAAAGAAGCTATTAATAATCCTTTTGCATCATAAGGAAAAGCTGGGTAAACTACTTTTAAACCTGGAGTTTGTGTAAACCAAGCTTCATTACATTGCGAGTGAAACGGACCTGCAGCAACGCCACCACCTGTTGGCATACGAACTACAACATCTGCATTTTGTCCCCAACGGTAATGAATTTTAGCCAAATTATTACATACTTGTGTAATTCCTTCACTCACAAAGTCAGCAAATTGCATTTCAACCATTGCTTTATCGCCATTAATTGCCAATCCTAAACCTGCTCCCAAAATAGCTGATTCACATAACGGTGTATTTCTTACTCTATCTTTTCCAAACTTCTCTACAAAACCATCAGTAATTTTAAAAACTCCTCCATAGTCAGCAATGTCTTGCCCCATCAAAACAAGATTATCATACTTTTCCATACTCTGACGCAATCCATCAGAAATAGCATCAATTAATCTTTTTTCTGTTTTATTAGTTGTTGCTGGTTTTGTTTCATTATAAGTATATGGAGCATAAACATCTGCTAGCTCAGTTTCTGTAGATGCGATAATAGGCTCTTCAGCATAAGCTCTTTCAAGCTCATCATTAATTTCTTGTTTAATTGACGCTTTAATTTCTTCAGCTTGTGCCTCAGTTAATACTTTTTCAGCAATCAAAAACTCTTCATAATTAGTTGTTGGATCTTTCTTTTGCCATTCATCCATTAATTCTTGAGGAACATATTTAGTTCCTGAAGCTTCTTCATGACCTCTCATTCTAAAAGTCATACATTCTACCAAAACAGGTCTTGGCTTTTTACGAATAGATTCCGCAATTTGACTTATTTTATAGTAAACATCAAGGATGTCGTTACCTTCAATCAATTCTGTCTCCATCCCATAACCGATTCCTTTATCGATAAAGTTTTTACATCTAAATTGCTCATTAGAAGGAGTAGATAATCCATACCCATTATTTTCGATCACAAAAATTACAGGTAATTGCCATACTGCAGCAGTGTTTAATGCCTCATGAAAATCACCTTCACTTGCTCCTCCGTCTCCTGAAAAAACTAAAGTAGCTTTGTTGTTTTTCTTTAACAAGTTACTTAGTGCTATTCCATCAGCGACACCAAGTTGTGGACCTAAATGTGAAATCATTCCTACAATATTATATTCATTTGTTCCAAAATGAAAAGAACGATCTCTACCTTTAGTAAAACCACTCATCTTTCCTTGAAACTGAGTGAATAATCTAAATAATGGAATTTCTCTAGCGGTAAACACACCTAAATTACGGTGCATAGGCAAAATATATTCATCTTTATTTAAAGCTAAAGTTGCACCTACCGAAACTGCTTCTTGGCCAATACCAGAAAACCATTTACTAATTCTACCTTGTCGAAGAAGTATTAACATTTTCTCTTCAATTAAACGAGGTTTAATTAAAGCTTTATAGATATCCAACAATTCATTGTCAGTGTATTTTCTTCGATTATACTTTATAGTCATAACACATTATTTAAGGCCTCAAATTTAATTGATTTTAGTTAACTTTGACTAGAGAATTTTTATTTATAATACTTTAAATTGGAAACACAAGAAATATATGTCATATTATTAATTGCCTTATCAGTGAGTTATATTGCTTATCGATCATTTAAAAAAGCAAATAATCATAATTGTGATAAGTGTGGACTGAAGGATAAGCCTAGTTCTAAGCTTTAATTATTGGCTTCTTATATGAATATAGATTTCTCACATTTAATTTCATTAGCTAAAAAACTTGGCATTAGTTTTTTAGTTTTTACCTTTTGTCGCTTCTCTTTTTACTTTTTCAATTCCTCATTTTTTAATGATGGTTTTCCTATAGATGCTTTTTATTATGGACTAAGGTTTGATTGGGTTGCTATATCTTACCTTTTTTCACCTTTTATTCTGTTATCAATTCTTCCTTTTGGTATTAGATATAATAAAAGTTATAAAATAGTAATTAAACTATTGTTTCACATAGCAAATACTATAGGTGTGATTTTTAATTTAATTGATTTAGGTTATTATCAATTTGCTTTAAAACGAACAACTGCTGATTTTTTTAGATTTGTGTCAACTAATGATGATACTCTAAAATTACTACCTCAATATTTAGCTGATTTTTGGTATGCCTTTGTATTACTTATTATTCTTATTTCTTTTACTGAGTTTTTATACCGTAAAAGTGAATCACCTTCAATTTTAGTTGAAAAATCAACAAAAAACGCTATCGCTCAATTATTATTTTTTATAGGTATTTGTGGGTTAACTGCAATTGGGTTTAGAGGAGGTCTGCAACTAAAACCTCTAGACATTATAAATGCAGCAAACAACACCTCACCTCAGAACGTTCCTTTAGTTTTAAACACTCCTTTTTGTATTATTAAAACAGTATTAAACGATCAATTACCCGTAACTGATTTTTTTACCCCAGCTGAATTACCTAAAATTTATAGTCCAGCTATAAAACTTAATGATGATGGGCTATTTAAAAATAAAAATGTTGTTCTCATTATTTTAGAAAGTTTTGCTAAAGAATATGTAGGTTATTTTAATAATGGATCTGGTTTTACCCCTTTTTTAGATTCTTTAATTAATGAAAGTTATGCATTTACAAATGCTTATTCAAATGGAAGTAAATCTATAGAAGCTTTACCCTCAATTTTGGCAGGAATACCACCATTAATGAATACGCCTTATGTAATTTCGAATTACTCTAACAATAAAATTGATGCTCTTCCAAGCATTTTAAAGAATAACGGCTACAATACTTCTTTTTACCATGGAGGTTCTAATGGTACTATGGGGTTTAATGGTTTCACTAAAATTGCTGGTGTAGATAATTACTTTGGAATGGATGAATATCCAAATAAAGAAAAAGACTATGATGGTCATTGGGGTATTTTTGATGAGCCCTATCTTCAATACTTTAGCAATCAATTAAACAAAACGAAAGAACCTTTTTTTAGTGCTGTTTTTACGTTATCATCTCATCACCCATATTCTATACCTAAAAAATATGAAAATAAATTTCCTGTTGGTATATTAGATGCTCATGAAACAATCGGTTATACTGATTATTCTTTAAGAGAATTTTTTAATAACTCTAAAAAAAGTGAATGGTTTAAAAATACGCTATTTGTTTTTACCGCCGACCATTCAGTTAGCTCTTTAAATCCTGAATACGGAACATTAATTGGAAGATTTGCAATACCTCTATTTATTTATGATCCATCTTCCACTTTAAAGGGAGTTGATACAAATTATTTCCAACATTGTGATATAACTCCTACTGTTTTAAGTTTGTTAGGGATAAATTCTAAAATTATATCTTTCGGATTGCCTTTGAACAAAAGTGATAGATTTGTTGTTGGCTTTTCTAGAAACACGTTTTATTTACTGAAAAATGATTATCTTTTGTTATTCGACAGTGAAAACACAACTGGATTATACAATTATGCTTCAGATAAATTGTTAGCTAGGAATTTATTAAATGATGATAAATACAACAACATTAAAGTTAAACTTGAAAAAGAGCTGAAAGCAATAATTCAACAACATAACAACCGCTTAATTGATAACAAACTTTCTATTAGTAACATTAAATGAGTGAGCAAAAAAAAATACTATTTATTGTAAATCCCATTTCTGGGACTGGAAAGCAAAAAAATATAGTTTCGTTAATTGATTCATACTTAGATAAAAATAAATTTAATTCAACGATTCAATTTACAGCTCATGCTGGACACGCTAAAGAAATAGTTAAAAATGAGCATCCTAACTTTGATATTATTGTTGCGGTTGGAGGAGATGGAACAGTACATGAAGTAGGCACCTCTCTTATAAATACAAACTGTATACTAGGTATAATCCCTACAGGTTCTGGTAATGGATTGGCAAGACATTTAAAAATTTCCATGAAAATTGCTGAAGCTATAAAGCAACTCAACAATCATAAAACAAAAAAAATAGATACTATACTTTTAAACAAACAACCTTTCCTTGGAGCTGCTGGATTGGGGTTTGATGCTCATGTAGCATGGAAATTTGATGAAGCTCCCACCAGAGGCTTATTAACCTATTTAAAAATATCTGTAAAAGAATACTTTAGATATAAACCACAAGAATATAAACTGATATTTAAAGATAAAACAGTTACAACGAAAGATTTACTAATTACAATATCAAATTCAAATCAATATGGTAATAATGCTTTTATCTCACCAAACTCTGAATTGGATGATGGATTTGTTAGATTGATAGGACTTAAACCATTTCCTCTTTATATTGCACCAATCCTAGCCTATAAACTATTTAATAAAAAAATACTATCAAGTAAGTATGTAACTGAATACAAAACAAACCAAGTAGAAATTCAATCTCCAAGCCCTGAAATGCACATGGATGGAGAGCCAGTTAAACATCACGAAATAATACAAATTGAAGTTAATCCAAAATCATTAAACGTAATAAGCAATGAGTAAAAAAAATAGAGTAAACATTGTCTATTCTACCAATCAAAACTTTGATTATGAAGAAGAAATTGAAGAAGTTGAAACTCTTGAAAATAATAAACAAGAATTAAAAGTGTTTGTAGATAGAAAACAACGTAAAGGAAAGGCTGTTACAATAATTAGTAACTTCATAGGGTCTACAGATGATCTAAATGACCTTAGTAAAACTTTAAAATCAAAATGTGGTGTAGGTGGAAGTTGTAAAGATGGTGAAATTCTAATTCAAGGTGAATTAAAAGAAAAAGTTTATGATTTGTTAGTAAATTTAGGTTTTACTAAAACTAAAAAAATTGGTGGTTGATATCAAAAGTTATTGACTTACATTTGCTTAATTGAAAAAACTCAAAAAAAATATAACAACTAAAATCTTATTGATACTATTCATTTTAGTATCAAATTCTCTATTTAGTCAAAGTTTCGACTTTAAGAATTATAACGTTGAGGATGGTTTATCTCAATCTGAAGTAAATGTTATTTTTCAAGATTCAAGGGGTTATTTATGGATAGGTACTTCAGGTGGTGGTGTTTGTCAATTTGACGGCATTACTTTTACCCAATATTCAGAGAAAGATGGCTTATCTGGCGATATGATAAGAGCTATCACAGAAGACCATGATGGCAACCTCTGGTTTGCTTCAACTCTTGGTGGTATCACTAAGTATAATGGAAGAAAATTTACTATCTACAATGAAAGTGATAATCTATTATATTCATCAGGATTTAACACTCTTTTTACCGACGATAAAAATAGAATTTGGATTGGTAGTAATTTCGGACTATCAATTTATGAGGATGGATATTTTAAAAACTTTGAAAATAATGCCTTATTAAGTGCTGAAATATACCAAATCACAACTGACTCTAAAAACAACACTTTATTAGCAACCAATAAAGGTCTGGTTATTCTTAGTAAAAAAGACACCCTACTTATTAATACTTCAAATGGACTTCCCTCTGATGAAATTAAATATGTAATTGAAGATAAAGATGGCAACTATCTAATCGGAACAAAAAATAAAGGTGCAATTAAACTTTTATCTGGTAGTGTTGATGAAAAACAAAACTTTGAATTTACTTCACTTCCAATCCCTAACGACATTAGTATTACATCTATTTTAATCGATAATGATAATGAAATATGGTTTTCATCTAATGAAAATGGTGTCTATTTACTTCACTCTAATTTTCAAGTTACAAATATCACTAAAAAGAATGGCTTAAAAAACAACCACATTTCTAATTTGTTGAAGGATAGGTCTGGAAATGTTTGGTTAGGAACTAGTGGGTCTGGATTAATTAAGTTAGGTACAAAAGCATTCACATATTATGACAATATAAATGGTTTTGACTCTCCTGCAATTTTTAGCATTATTAGAGATGATAACAATCATTTATGGGTAACAACTGGTGACGATGGTATATTTGAACACAATGGTTTAAAAACAATTCATTACAATAAAAACAATTCTCTTCCCAGTAATAAAGTAAGGTCATCTACTAAAGACAACAAAGGTAATTTATGGTTTGCAACAAACGGTGGATTAATAAAATATAAAGATGGTATATTTAAAAAATACACTAAAGAACAAGGATTACCTTCAAATGAAATAAGGTCAGTTTTTTTTGATTCTAAAAATAGGTTATGGATAGGAACAAATGGATCAGGAATAGTTTTATTTGAGAATAATATTTTTAAAACATACAACACAAAGAATTGTGAATTATCTCATGACTACATTCATACAATTTATGAAGATTCACAAAAAAACATCTGGATTGGAACAGGACTTGGTGTAAATAAGTTCTCAAATAATAAGTTTACTACTTATTCAAACTCTAAAGGATTCTGTAACTATTATATTGGTAGTATAACTGAAGATAAATATGGGAAATTATGGTTTGGTACTGATAGATGCATAGTTAGATATGATGGAATTGACTTTAAACCTGTAACTATAGATAATGGACTATCTTCTAACGTCATATACTTCTTACATACAGACTTAAAAGGTAATATTTGGGTTGGAACAAACAAAGGTCTAGATAAAATCACGTTAAATAGTTATGGACAAATTGATAGAATTAAAAATTACGGTGCTCTCGAAGGTTTTAAAGGAATTGAATGCAATAGCAGAGCAATATATGAAGATAAAAAGGGTATACTATGGATTGGAACTATAGCTGGCTTAATTAGCTTCAACCCTGCTGAAGATAAATCAAATGTTTTTGAACCAATTATCCACTTAAATAAAGTAAAACTATTTTTTGAAGATGTAAATTGGTTAAAATACACAAAAGACTATAAATCATGGAATAACCTCCCTAATGATTTGGTTTTAGATAATAATGAAAATCACTTAACTTTTGAATTTTCTGGAATAAACTTAACTCATCCTGAATATGTTCAATACAGTTTTAAACTTGAGCCATTAGATAAAGATTGGTTTCCAAGTACAAAAAAAACTTCTGCGACCTACTCTAATCTTCCTCCTGGCGAGTACAAGTTTCTTGTAAAAGCAAGAAATAATGAAGGAATCTGGACTCAAGAAGCTGCTTCATTTGAATTTACAATTACTTCCCCTTTATGGCAAACATGGTGGTTTTATTTGATCATATTTACCATAATAGGTTATATCTTATTTAAAGTAACAACCTTTAAAGAAAAACGTCAAATTGAAATTAGTAAAGAATTAGAGAAAAAAGTTAGAGAAAGAACCATTTTAATAGAGAAGCAACGCGATGAAAAAGAAATTTTATTGAAAGAAATTCATCACCGTGTAAAAAACAATCTTCAAGTAATTAATAGCTTACTTAGTATTCAGTCTAGTTATACTAATGACTCCAAATCGTTAGCTTTATTTGACGAAGCAAAAAATCGTATACGCTCTATGGCATTGATTCATGAAAAAATGTATCAAACTGGCGATTTAGCCCATATTGATTTTCAAGATTATATTTTAGCATTGACTGACGACTTAATTCGAACCTACTCGATAAATACTGATATTTTTCTAGACATAAAAATTGATGAAGTTAAATTTGATATCGATACAATAATACCAATTGGTTTATTATTGAATGAAATTATTTCTAACACGCTTAAATATGCTTTTATTGATAGAGCAAAAGGAAAAATAATTATTCATTTAACCCAAATTGACGATAATACATTCTCCCTTGTTGCTGGAGATGATGGAGTTGGTATGGAATCACATATTCTAGAACAAGAAGATGTATCCTTAGGGATGGAATTGATTAAAATATTTGTTGAACAACTAGATGGAACCATAGAAAGGTTAGAACAAAAAGGTACTGTTTACCAAATTGACTTTAAGTCAAGAAAAAAAAGCTAGTTTAACACATTGTTGTTTATAAACTCCAAAAGCTTATCATTAAAAATCAAGGTTATTAAAGCATATTTACAACTTAGTATAAATACTAATGTTTGAATGCTTAAAATTAAAAAGACATACCTTTTTTTATTTAGTTTATTGCTAGCAAGCTCTTTTCTTATAGCCCAAGAAGAAAGTAGTTACACTACTGAATTTAACAACCTCACAACATCAATTTACTTTAAATCGCTATTAAAAATATCTGATTTAAATACTCCTAACCCAACTAAAGAGCAATCTAACAAGCTACAAATAGATTCATTAAATGGTGATTCCATTTTAAAAACATTAGAAAATAATTTTTCACTAACTTATAACTCTAAGGTTCAAGAATATATTAATCTTTATTCAAACGGTAAAAACATTCACTTTCTAAATTATTTAATCAACTACTACTCCCCTAACCTCATAACATTATTAAACAAAAACAATCTACCAACTGAATTTCTGTTAATCCCAGCTATATGCTCTGGTTTTAATCCTAATTCGATGAATAATTTTGGTGGAACTGGTTTTTGGCACTTAAACTACCCTCAAGCACTAAAATATGGATTAGCTGTAAATGAATATGTAGACGAAAGAAAAGACATTAACAAATCTAGCGAGGCAGCTCTAAAATACTTAACCCATTTAAATTCACTGTATAACAATTGGGAGCTTACTCTAGCAGCTTATAGTTCTGGATCAGGTAATATAAATAATTTATTAAATAGACATAACGCTTCTACATATCAAGAAATTTATCCTTATTTAAATACCAATACTAGAGATATCGTTCCTGCTTTACAAGCAATGATTTATTGCTATGCTCAAAACAATAGTAATGGAAATAAAATAGAACCTAAATTAGACGTTGACACCTTTTACATTGAACATCAACTGCAATTTAAAGCAATTGAAGATGTTGCAAAAATTAACACTAAAGAATTATTTTTTTATAATCCAACCCTAAACAAAGCTGTTTTCCCTGCTAGTTTTGAAGCTGTTTTCCCAAAAAGTAAAATGGATAAATTTTACCAATTATGTGATAGTATTTATTACTATCAAGACTCCGTTTTATTAAAACCAATTGAAAAACCACAAACTGAACAATTTGTTATTCCTACAGGAAGCGAACCTATTACATATACTGTCAAGTCTGGTGATGTTTTAGGTGTTATTGCTGAAAAATATGATGTTAGAGTCAGCCAATTACAAGATTGGAATAATATTTCAGGAACTCGAATTGATATTGGTCAAAAACTACTTATCTACTCTAAAGCAAATGCTCCAAGTAGAGTAAAAGAAACAAAAGCGCCAGAGCCAGTTTATAACGAGAAAAACGATAAAGTTGAAGACATTGAACCTTCAAATGAAGACTATATTACTTACACTGTTAAATCAGGCGATAACCTATGGGTAATTGCAAAAAAGTATTCAGGAATTTCTGCTCAAAACATTATGGATTTAAATGGTATTGATGGCAATTTAGATGTTGGACAAGTTTTAAAGATTAAGAAAAAATAGTGGATAACAATAAGCAAATAAAACCCATCTTCAGCCTGCTCTTTACAGTTATTGTGATGATTCTTCTTGCTGGGATAATGGCTATTTTCCCAAAAGATGGGATTCAGATTGGATCCACCAAAATTGAATTTCCAACGTTTAATCAATTTTTCGCTCATCAAAATACAACTGCTGATAGTTTAGCCGATGTACAAAAAGACTTAATTGAATTATTTGATTCTACAGTTATTGTTAGTGAAATAGATTCAACTCTTATCAAATATCGCCTAGATTCTTTATCAAATTACAGAAAAAGTATACAGCTGGCAGACAATGCAAAACCTGCCCTACACCGTTTCTTTGATGCCTTGGATAATGCGCAAAACAAAAAAGTAAGAATTATGCATTATGGTGATTCTCAAATTGAAGCTGACCGTATTACTTCAGTTTTAAGAAATGAACTACAAGTTAAATTTGGTGGCTATGGAGTTGGATTATTTGATGTAATACAAGTAGCTCCTAAAATGAGCGTAAATATTGAATTTTCTGAAAACTGGAAACGATTCCCAGGCTTTGGACGAAAAGATTCTTCTGTTACGCATAACAAATATGGACCGTTAATGGCTTTTAGCAGATATACAGACATTCCTTCAACAACTATTATTCCTGATTCTGTGCAACACAACGCGTGGATAACATTAAAAAAACCAAGAGCATCTTATAGTAAAACAAAAACTCACCATCTTTTAAAAGTAATATTAAGCAATAGCTATAAGCCGGTTCATTATGATATTATTGCAGATGGAGCCATTTTAAAAAGTGGTACAATATCAGCAAACACTCCATTTCAAGTACTTTCAACTACATTTAGCAATACTCCTGAAGAAATATCTATTATGTTTAGCGGTGCGGATAGCCCTGATATTTATGGGATTTCACTCGAAGGAAACAATGGTGTTGTTGTAGATAATATTCCTTTAAGAGGTTCGTCTGGAACAATTTTTACCAAACAAAATCAAACGTTATTGAGCAATAGTTTTGCTAACCTCTCTCCTAACTTAATTATTATGGAGTTTGGAGGAAATGTTGTTCCATATATAAAAGACGAAAAAGGATGCAAAGAATTTGGTAATTGGTTTAAATCTCAGATATACTTTATGAAAAAATTAAACCCAAATGCTGCTTTTATTGTAATCGGGCCAGGAGACATGTCGATTAAAGAAGGAACTGAATTTGTTACTTACCCATACTTAGAAGGTGTTAGAGATGCTTTAAAAGAAGCTTCTATTTCTTCTGGTTGTATGTTTTGGGATATGTATGAAGTAATGGGAGGAAAAAACTCTATGCCTACATGGGTTAATGCAGACCCATCTTTAGCAGCATCTGATTATATACACTTTAGTCCAAAAGGAGCTAAAAAAATTGCTGTTGAGTTTACAAATAAACTTATTAAGATGTACGAGAATTATAAAAATCCAAGCGTACCATTAGAAGAAATAAAAGAGGAAAAAGACACTACAACTGTAAATGCAAAATAAAAAAATATACATATTATCACTATTTCTATTCGCTTTTACAGTTGTTAAAAGTCAGTCTAACCCCCAGTTAACAGAAGAGTATAGCTTTGTTAATTACGATTCTAATGTAGTTTACTTTTATAACGATAGTTCAAACTTTAACACACTATTCAGTAAGCTAGACACGTTGATTTTTAACGGTAAAGGCAAAGTAAACTTAATGCAAATCGGCGGGTCACACATTCAGGCAGATATTTGGTCGAACCAATTGAGAACTAACTTCCAACAACTTTCTCCTAACCTTAATGGTGGTAGAGGTTTTATTTTCCCTTACCGATTAGCGAAAACTAACGGACCATATTACGCTAAAATAGATTATACTGGCGAATGGAATGGTTATCGAAATTCAGTTAGTAAACATCATTCTACTTGGGGAGTCTCGGGAGTCACAGCAACGACTTTAGACAGTTCTTCAACCTTAAAAATTACTTTTAGAGGTGACGACACACCTTATTATGACTTTAACAGCATTAAGGTATTTCACGATTTAGACTCTACTAGCTTTTGTTTAGAATTGATTTCTGATACTTGCGCGTCTATTGAAATAAACCATGAAATTGGTTACACAGAATTTAAATTCAACACACATCAAGACTCATTGGAATTTAACATATACAGAACCGACAGCAATCAAACACATTTTAACCTATACGGTTTAAGTCTTGATAATGATGATGCAGGTATTGTTTACAATTCAATTGGAGTAAACGGAGCAAGTACCTCAAGCTATTTAAAATGTGAATTATTTACTCAGCATTTACAAGCTATTCAGCCCGATTTAGTGATTTTTTGTATAGGTATTAATGATGCTTACGATCCTGACTTTTGTACCTATTGCTATGAAGAAAACTACGATACACTAGTTAGCTGGATAAAATCAGTAAACCCTAACTGTGAATTTTTATTTGTAACCAACAATGATAGCTACTACAAAAGAAGATACCCAAACAAAAGAGTATATGAAGCAAAAGAAACGATGATTAAACTAGCTAAAAAGCACAATGCTGGCTTATGGGATATGTTTGAAGTTATGGGTGGCTTAGGTTCTATAAAAACATGGGAGCAAAACAAATTTGCAAAAAGAGATAAAATACACTTAACTAGTGATGGTTATAAATTGATGGGAGACTTAATGTTTTCTGCAATTATGAAAGAATACGACAAACATTTGAAAGCAATTCAAAATACAAAAGATTGAAAATAGAAGCTGTTATATATGACATGGATGGAGTAATTATCGATTCAGAACCATTTTGGAGAGAAGCAATAATACTTACATTTAAAACTGTGGGATTAAATTTTACAGAAGACATGTGCCGTGAAACTATGGGAATGCGATTAATTGAAGTAATTGAATATTGGCACGAAAAGTTGGGTTGGGAAGGAAAAACAATTGCACAAGTTGAAGAAGAATTGCTAGCAACTGTATCTGAATTAATACTTCAAAAAGCAGACGCTATTAATGGTGTTTATCAATCACTTAATTCTTTTAAAGAAAGAGGTTTGAAGCTAGCTTTAGCTTCTTCTTCAGCAAGTAGTTTAATAAAAACAGTGCTTAACAAATTAGAGTTAAACAATTATTTTGATGTAGTAAACTCCGCTGAGAATTTACCTTACGGAAAACCACATCCAATGATATTTATAAATACAGCAAACGATTTAGGGGTTAAACCAACCAACTGTTTAGTTATAGAAGATTCATTTAATGGTTTATTGGCTGCAAAAGCTGCTTTAATGAAAACGATTGTTGTTCCTGAAAAAGAGAACCAAAACAATCCAAACTTTAATATAGCCGATTTTA includes these proteins:
- the hxpB gene encoding hexitol phosphatase HxpB, with translation MKIEAVIYDMDGVIIDSEPFWREAIILTFKTVGLNFTEDMCRETMGMRLIEVIEYWHEKLGWEGKTIAQVEEELLATVSELILQKADAINGVYQSLNSFKERGLKLALASSSASSLIKTVLNKLELNNYFDVVNSAENLPYGKPHPMIFINTANDLGVKPTNCLVIEDSFNGLLAAKAALMKTIVVPEKENQNNPNFNIADFNITSLTQIKDLNIG
- a CDS encoding GDSL-type esterase/lipase family protein; this translates as MQNKKIYILSLFLFAFTVVKSQSNPQLTEEYSFVNYDSNVVYFYNDSSNFNTLFSKLDTLIFNGKGKVNLMQIGGSHIQADIWSNQLRTNFQQLSPNLNGGRGFIFPYRLAKTNGPYYAKIDYTGEWNGYRNSVSKHHSTWGVSGVTATTLDSSSTLKITFRGDDTPYYDFNSIKVFHDLDSTSFCLELISDTCASIEINHEIGYTEFKFNTHQDSLEFNIYRTDSNQTHFNLYGLSLDNDDAGIVYNSIGVNGASTSSYLKCELFTQHLQAIQPDLVIFCIGINDAYDPDFCTYCYEENYDTLVSWIKSVNPNCEFLFVTNNDSYYKRRYPNKRVYEAKETMIKLAKKHNAGLWDMFEVMGGLGSIKTWEQNKFAKRDKIHLTSDGYKLMGDLMFSAIMKEYDKHLKAIQNTKD